In the Solibacillus sp. FSL K6-1523 genome, one interval contains:
- a CDS encoding DUF3243 domain-containing protein, whose amino-acid sequence MEMKDQVQKELSKIDVEEKNQILENFNRFKQYLAKKVELGENLGLSEEKLAKTTELVANYLAKHEEPRNREENLLMELWKSGTKEQQHTLSHMLLEMVRKA is encoded by the coding sequence ATGGAAATGAAAGATCAAGTACAAAAGGAACTATCGAAAATTGATGTGGAAGAGAAAAATCAAATTTTGGAGAATTTCAATCGATTCAAACAGTACCTAGCTAAAAAAGTAGAGCTAGGAGAAAATTTGGGATTAAGTGAAGAAAAGCTAGCGAAAACGACCGAGCTAGTTGCGAATTATCTTGCCAAGCACGAAGAACCTCGTAACCGAGAGGAAAACCTTTTAATGGAGCTTTGGAAATCAGGTACTAAAGAACAGCAACATACGCTCTCACATATGCTTTTAGAAATGGTGAGGAAAGCGTAA
- a CDS encoding YpzG family protein, whose product MSRPNELDPKSRKIHRNWTRIKHAKSQVNGETEITLHNRILRSEAKARQF is encoded by the coding sequence ATGAGTAGGCCTAATGAGTTAGACCCAAAATCTCGAAAAATCCACCGTAACTGGACGAGGATTAAGCATGCAAAATCTCAAGTAAATGGTGAAACAGAGATTACTCTGCATAACCGTATTTTGAGAAGCGAAGCGAAAGCCCGACAGTTTTAG
- a CDS encoding GGDEF domain-containing protein: MTMQDFNQAFNTIEQAFDEARFADVLEHMEGAIELGILENERFAVAKLFDLKINSYMFIDLPARGHDTLTEFHTFIEQYETVEGAIWFHLCAANLWANGSSAVDGIVERHVKKALAYGAQTADPNLKRRVYGTTATYLMNIGEYERACDYLELAFFYAQLVAEQEPQKESLIYSTVIDLIYLNTMLKRYDIAKSVNAFVYNKIDLLSGRQKGVIIQNYGFLLMQQGQDDKAIEEFQKLAAYTDEFKDTSLKAIAYQYMCECMENIAHPDLVEMLKIQVKVLNDLLDERETEYALEVETKIQQTQFLKKASTDVLTDVYNRAYFDAEAQKLLSQLDGSTYALLAMIDLDFFKQINDQHGHLVGDEALATVGSGLKTFALQQQALVARYGGDEFLLICTNSDQKLLERFAQAIHSGLSALTVEADEQLLALGFSVGVTIVKEPAQLNDVLKQADEALYYIKNNGRGHYAFYNQLPEVTYLK, encoded by the coding sequence ATGACAATGCAGGATTTTAATCAAGCATTTAATACTATAGAGCAAGCCTTTGATGAAGCTCGGTTTGCGGATGTATTAGAGCATATGGAAGGCGCAATCGAACTTGGAATATTAGAAAATGAGCGATTTGCAGTTGCAAAATTATTTGATTTGAAAATAAATAGTTATATGTTCATAGACCTTCCCGCGCGTGGGCATGATACGTTAACAGAGTTTCATACGTTTATCGAGCAATATGAAACGGTGGAAGGGGCGATATGGTTTCATTTATGCGCCGCGAATTTATGGGCGAATGGCTCATCAGCAGTGGATGGCATCGTCGAACGTCATGTAAAAAAAGCGTTAGCATACGGCGCTCAAACAGCAGATCCTAATTTAAAGCGTCGTGTTTACGGAACGACAGCCACGTATTTAATGAATATCGGTGAATATGAACGCGCTTGTGATTATTTGGAGCTGGCATTTTTTTATGCGCAGCTTGTGGCAGAGCAGGAGCCGCAAAAAGAGTCACTTATTTATAGTACCGTTATTGATTTAATCTATTTGAATACGATGTTAAAGCGCTATGATATTGCAAAGAGCGTCAATGCATTTGTATACAATAAAATAGATTTATTAAGCGGGCGTCAAAAAGGGGTAATTATCCAAAATTATGGTTTTTTATTAATGCAACAAGGTCAGGACGATAAGGCAATCGAGGAGTTTCAAAAACTGGCGGCGTATACAGATGAATTTAAAGATACGTCCTTAAAGGCCATTGCTTACCAGTATATGTGTGAATGCATGGAAAACATTGCTCATCCAGATTTAGTGGAAATGCTGAAAATCCAAGTGAAAGTGTTAAATGATTTATTGGATGAGCGAGAAACTGAGTATGCACTTGAAGTGGAGACGAAAATTCAGCAAACTCAATTTTTAAAGAAAGCGTCCACAGATGTACTGACGGATGTTTATAATCGAGCTTATTTCGATGCCGAGGCGCAAAAGCTTTTATCGCAGCTTGACGGCTCAACCTATGCATTGCTTGCTATGATTGATTTAGATTTTTTCAAGCAAATTAACGATCAACACGGTCATTTAGTTGGGGATGAGGCTTTGGCTACGGTTGGATCAGGCTTGAAAACATTTGCCCTTCAACAACAAGCGCTCGTTGCACGTTATGGTGGCGATGAATTTTTACTTATTTGTACGAATAGCGATCAGAAATTGCTCGAACGCTTTGCGCAGGCCATTCATAGTGGCTTAAGTGCTTTAACAGTAGAGGCGGATGAACAACTGTTGGCTCTAGGTTTTAGCGTCGGTGTGACGATTGTGAAGGAGCCGGCTCAATTAAACGATGTGCTCAAACAAGCCGATGAAGCGCTCTATTATATAAAGAACAACGGACGTGGTCATTATGCTTTTTACAATCAATTGCCAGAGGTAACGTATTTAAAATAA
- a CDS encoding DUF4179 domain-containing protein, which produces MSIYKDFNEIEMDLTECKDIPLTKNEVQKIRNRALKQLPKKRRNIGRSVAAVAILAIGLITFNHQSIANMPLIAGLLESWNHPNEVDWEPYKNPIGQTMTTEFGDLTLNEIIVDYDKVLISSTLELAKGSTFSYRHQLSPTIKINGQTVEVRGGNAQSIKQNNGMYLIYNEVRLASPVEGDIMAIQLSYDRMFTPSGEHPLGKLVSEPWNFEVTASQLAVQQQTIIKELGQHVAFPNGQSIVIDRIVTTPISTTVYFSSSTPDEFVNIALVNEDGTVFTLQSGQMDDNGKGIINFSGTSFVDQSVYIQLYDYDQPISERIFITDMQQ; this is translated from the coding sequence ATGAGCATTTATAAAGATTTTAATGAGATTGAAATGGATTTAACGGAATGCAAAGATATACCGTTAACAAAAAACGAGGTTCAAAAAATTCGAAATCGTGCCTTAAAGCAACTGCCAAAAAAGCGTCGGAACATCGGACGTTCAGTAGCTGCGGTAGCGATTTTAGCGATTGGCTTAATTACGTTTAATCACCAATCTATTGCCAATATGCCATTGATTGCCGGGCTTTTAGAAAGTTGGAATCACCCGAATGAAGTGGACTGGGAACCGTATAAAAATCCAATTGGGCAAACAATGACCACCGAATTTGGGGATTTAACATTGAATGAAATTATTGTTGATTATGATAAAGTTTTAATTAGCTCTACACTAGAACTTGCGAAGGGCTCTACTTTTTCATACCGTCATCAATTATCGCCAACGATTAAAATTAACGGTCAAACGGTTGAGGTAAGAGGAGGTAACGCACAGTCCATTAAACAAAATAATGGTATGTATCTCATATACAACGAAGTAAGGCTTGCTAGTCCAGTTGAGGGTGATATTATGGCAATCCAGCTTTCTTACGACCGAATGTTTACACCAAGTGGAGAGCACCCTCTTGGTAAACTTGTTTCTGAACCTTGGAATTTTGAGGTGACTGCCTCTCAATTAGCCGTTCAGCAACAAACCATTATAAAAGAACTCGGGCAACATGTGGCGTTTCCAAACGGGCAAAGTATTGTGATTGATCGCATCGTAACAACACCGATTTCTACTACTGTTTATTTTAGTAGTTCTACGCCAGATGAGTTTGTAAATATTGCACTTGTAAATGAAGATGGTACCGTTTTCACTTTGCAATCAGGACAAATGGATGATAACGGAAAAGGTATAATAAATTTCTCTGGCACATCCTTCGTCGATCAGTCTGTTTATATTCAGTTGTATGATTATGATCAGCCTATTAGCGAACGTATTTTTATAACGGATATGCAGCAATAA
- a CDS encoding sigma-70 family RNA polymerase sigma factor codes for MDKKIIRAIQQQRENGVTMLLEQYGGLLRSIVCKYIAGRSQEIEECMADIVVSIWYHIDDYDDTKNTFKNWIAVIAKFKAIDALRKLQRQHSTVELPEQLAEEATHTLDWEALLNQLPLQEQHIFKQYYFEGAKTKTIAAQYEAKESWVHNKLSRSRKKIRTLFLKDEV; via the coding sequence ATGGACAAAAAAATAATTCGAGCAATTCAGCAGCAGCGAGAAAACGGCGTGACGATGCTACTCGAACAATATGGTGGATTGCTCAGGTCGATTGTTTGTAAATATATTGCAGGCAGGTCACAAGAAATTGAGGAGTGTATGGCAGATATCGTGGTATCGATTTGGTATCACATTGATGATTATGACGACACCAAAAATACATTTAAAAACTGGATTGCGGTCATTGCGAAATTTAAAGCAATTGATGCACTTCGAAAATTGCAGCGTCAGCATTCCACAGTTGAATTACCAGAACAACTTGCAGAAGAAGCGACGCATACACTCGACTGGGAAGCCCTACTCAATCAGCTCCCATTGCAAGAGCAACATATTTTCAAACAATACTATTTTGAAGGTGCTAAAACAAAAACAATCGCCGCACAATATGAGGCAAAAGAGTCTTGGGTGCATAATAAATTATCTCGCAGTCGGAAAAAAATACGCACACTATTTTTAAAGGATGAGGTGTAA
- a CDS encoding YwhD family protein produces MSEKMHFTIISNDSTDGDGGYGVGSIDLNNVTPVIIDCENEHVYIDVEALHGRSKIEKKVRFAPDLAHASDDYYRYWIVWVATQIGQNGPYYAGCTASEVRVSKEERRIKLGYKSLPEQVNYLDKALKRKFILDHIDSNSKKLLYQFLSDFNEAYWEHSPEELKQQLTITEGV; encoded by the coding sequence ATGAGTGAAAAAATGCATTTTACGATTATAAGCAACGATTCTACCGATGGAGATGGCGGTTACGGGGTAGGTTCTATTGATTTAAATAATGTAACACCGGTAATTATTGATTGTGAAAATGAGCATGTATATATCGATGTAGAAGCTTTACATGGGCGAAGTAAAATCGAAAAGAAAGTTCGTTTTGCCCCTGATTTAGCTCATGCAAGTGATGATTATTATCGCTATTGGATCGTTTGGGTAGCTACTCAAATCGGTCAAAATGGTCCTTATTATGCGGGTTGTACGGCAAGTGAGGTGCGTGTATCAAAAGAAGAACGTCGTATTAAACTCGGCTATAAATCCTTGCCAGAACAAGTGAATTATTTGGATAAGGCGCTTAAAAGGAAGTTTATTTTAGATCATATCGACTCAAATTCGAAAAAACTACTTTACCAGTTTTTATCCGATTTTAACGAAGCATATTGGGAACATTCCCCTGAAGAGTTAAAACAACAACTAACGATTACGGAGGGTGTATAA
- a CDS encoding indolepyruvate ferredoxin oxidoreductase subunit alpha — protein MAYVITNLCKDEKAAICLDVCPVDCIDLTDTQYVINPSLCIDCGACELVCPVEAIFHEEDLPAEHESAILIATNYYGS, from the coding sequence ATGGCTTATGTAATTACTAATTTATGTAAAGATGAAAAGGCAGCAATCTGTTTAGATGTTTGCCCAGTAGATTGCATCGATTTAACGGACACACAATATGTAATCAATCCAAGCTTATGCATTGACTGCGGCGCTTGCGAGTTAGTTTGTCCAGTAGAAGCGATTTTCCATGAAGAAGATTTACCTGCTGAACATGAATCAGCTATTTTAATCGCAACCAACTATTATGGAAGCTAA
- a CDS encoding methyl-accepting chemotaxis protein, with product MDKIFSFKTIRAKILSAFFIIVIFIFGFSTYSYFSNQRIITAAENIVEKELQLLTASEKLASSISIRTSAAKSYVLTGNVAFKESFQQYIEIAEVNSAILSESGTDENLARLVEMARKWREEIQTKVFDEYDKGNKELAIQYMRSTDVLAGEVMKGYEEIALAREEAINELGNEMIAQSKVTMYLGAIIGMLITIIAIAVAFITARIITNPIKEVVQKITAMADGDMSQPPLVQKTRDEIGVLVHSANTMNTKLHGVLSSIHEVSENVAASSEELAQSAIGVKDGAEQIAMTMTDLAEGSESQASSAGDLAHMMENFKLNVQQATDEGTTMAHHSEEVLQLTETGQGLMNASTQQMFTIDRIVQEAVVKIEGLNNQSQEISKLVDVIDGVANQTNLLALNAAIEAARAGEQGKGFAVVADEVRKLAEQVSLSVTDISSIVTRIQSETTNVTTSLQIGYDEVKKGTAQITNTGETFDNIATAVTHMSTNIQGITENLQGIATTTDQINRSIDEIAAITQESAAGIEQTTATIEETAGTMEEIANSTEQLATVAENLNTQVQQFKL from the coding sequence ATGGATAAAATATTCAGTTTTAAAACAATAAGAGCTAAGATATTAAGTGCCTTTTTTATAATTGTCATTTTTATCTTCGGTTTTAGTACTTATAGTTATTTTTCAAATCAGCGCATTATAACTGCGGCAGAAAATATTGTAGAAAAGGAATTACAACTATTAACAGCAAGTGAGAAATTAGCGTCTTCAATTAGTATTCGAACATCTGCTGCGAAAAGCTATGTTTTAACAGGGAATGTGGCCTTTAAAGAATCGTTTCAACAATATATTGAAATTGCGGAAGTAAACAGTGCTATTTTGAGTGAATCAGGGACAGATGAAAACTTAGCAAGACTTGTTGAAATGGCTAGAAAATGGCGAGAAGAGATACAGACAAAAGTATTTGATGAATATGATAAAGGGAATAAAGAGCTTGCCATTCAATATATGAGATCGACGGATGTTTTGGCAGGGGAAGTAATGAAAGGCTACGAGGAAATTGCATTAGCCCGTGAAGAGGCGATTAACGAACTTGGCAATGAAATGATTGCACAATCGAAAGTGACAATGTACTTAGGGGCAATTATTGGTATGCTAATTACAATCATTGCAATTGCTGTCGCCTTTATTACAGCACGTATCATTACCAATCCAATTAAAGAAGTCGTACAAAAAATTACAGCGATGGCGGATGGAGATATGAGCCAACCTCCACTAGTACAAAAAACGAGAGATGAAATTGGGGTACTTGTACACTCGGCAAATACGATGAATACAAAGTTACATGGTGTGCTAAGCTCGATTCATGAAGTTTCTGAAAATGTTGCGGCAAGTAGTGAGGAGCTCGCACAGTCGGCTATTGGGGTGAAAGACGGCGCTGAACAAATTGCAATGACGATGACGGACCTAGCAGAAGGTTCTGAATCACAAGCAAGTAGCGCTGGGGATTTAGCACATATGATGGAAAACTTTAAATTGAATGTTCAGCAAGCTACGGATGAAGGTACGACAATGGCGCATCATTCAGAGGAAGTTCTACAATTAACGGAAACAGGTCAAGGATTGATGAATGCATCCACGCAGCAAATGTTTACAATTGACCGAATTGTACAAGAAGCTGTAGTCAAGATAGAGGGATTGAATAATCAATCGCAAGAAATTTCAAAATTAGTTGATGTCATTGATGGCGTTGCCAACCAAACAAATTTACTCGCATTAAATGCAGCAATTGAAGCGGCAAGAGCTGGTGAACAAGGGAAAGGCTTTGCGGTAGTGGCAGATGAAGTACGCAAGCTAGCTGAACAAGTTTCCCTTTCTGTCACGGATATTTCTTCAATTGTGACACGAATTCAAAGCGAAACAACAAATGTCACAACATCACTGCAAATAGGCTATGATGAAGTCAAAAAAGGCACAGCACAAATTACAAATACAGGCGAAACTTTTGACAATATCGCAACGGCCGTAACGCATATGTCAACGAATATTCAAGGCATTACGGAAAATCTCCAAGGTATTGCTACGACAACGGATCAAATTAATCGTTCAATTGATGAAATTGCAGCAATCACGCAGGAATCTGCGGCCGGTATTGAACAAACGACCGCAACGATTGAAGAAACAGCAGGAACAATGGAAGAAATCGCAAACAGCACAGAGCAATTAGCGACAGTAGCGGAAAATTTAAATACCCAAGTACAGCAATTTAAGCTGTAG
- a CDS encoding methyl-accepting chemotaxis protein: MNVQQASDEGTTMATHSQEVLQLTETGQGLMDASTQQMITIDQIVQEAVSKVEGLNSQSQEISKLIVVIDGIANQTNLLALNAAIEAARAGEHGKGFAVVANEVRKLAEQVSLSVTDISSIVTRIQGETTNVTTSLQTGYDEVKKGTAQITDTSETFDNIATAVSRMSMNIQGITENLLGIATTTDQINRSIDEIAAITEESAAGVEQTTATIEETVGTMEEIATNSEQLATVAEDLNFQIQQFKL, translated from the coding sequence ATGAATGTTCAGCAAGCATCAGATGAAGGTACGACAATGGCGACGCATTCCCAAGAAGTTTTACAATTAACAGAAACGGGTCAAGGGTTAATGGATGCATCCACGCAGCAAATGATTACAATTGATCAAATTGTACAAGAAGCCGTGTCGAAAGTTGAAGGATTAAATAGTCAGTCGCAGGAAATTTCAAAACTAATCGTCGTAATTGATGGCATTGCCAACCAAACAAATTTACTCGCATTAAATGCAGCAATTGAAGCGGCACGAGCGGGCGAACATGGAAAAGGTTTCGCAGTTGTAGCGAATGAAGTACGTAAATTGGCCGAGCAAGTTTCACTTTCTGTCACGGATATTTCATCAATCGTAACTCGTATTCAAGGCGAAACTACGAATGTCACTACCTCATTGCAAACCGGTTATGACGAAGTGAAAAAGGGAACAGCACAAATCACGGATACGAGTGAAACGTTTGATAATATCGCAACGGCTGTCTCGCGCATGTCGATGAATATTCAAGGCATCACGGAAAATTTACTAGGTATTGCTACAACAACAGATCAAATTAATCGTTCGATAGACGAAATAGCAGCGATTACAGAGGAATCTGCAGCTGGTGTCGAACAAACGACAGCAACGATTGAAGAGACAGTAGGAACAATGGAAGAAATCGCTACGAACTCGGAACAATTGGCTACGGTAGCTGAAGATTTAAATTTCCAAATTCAACAATTTAAGTTGTAA
- a CDS encoding methyl-accepting chemotaxis protein: MVKNAKVTSIRKRVLSSFFVVAFYFACFSVYNYFANERIITTGENIVQKELQLLTTSEELVSSVKSAALAEKRYILTGDGIHKDTYQQNMDIAEVNSAVLLELGTDENLSELVEKAKEWQRIVQTKVFAEYDKGNQELAIQNMNASDILVEEVMEGYGGITLAREESMNQLGNEMIAKSKRTMIISLVASMVVILLVIITAFTMARIIADPIKASIQKLKGIAQGDLRQPPLEQKTQDEIGLLTHSTNTVNSMLHNVLSSIHEVSGNVASSSEELAQSALGVKVGSEQIAMTMTDLADGTESHASRAGDLARMMESFKGNVQQATDEGTTMAHHSEEVLQLTETGQKMMNASTQQMVTIDRIVQEAVVKVEGLNSQSQEISKLVVVIDGIANQTNLLALNAAIEAARAGEQGKGFAVVADEVRKLAEQVSISVTDISSIVTRIQSETMNVTTSLQTGYDEVKKGTAQITNTGETFENIATAVTHMSTNIQGITENLQSIATTTEHINHSIDEIAAITEESAAGVEQTSATIQETVGTMEEIAASSEQLAIAAEDLNSQIQQFKL, encoded by the coding sequence ATGGTAAAAAATGCGAAAGTAACATCCATTCGGAAAAGAGTATTATCTAGTTTCTTTGTTGTAGCTTTTTATTTCGCTTGTTTTAGTGTATATAATTATTTTGCAAATGAGCGTATTATTACTACCGGTGAAAATATTGTACAAAAGGAATTACAATTGCTAACAACGAGTGAAGAGTTGGTATCTTCGGTCAAAAGTGCAGCATTGGCTGAAAAAAGGTATATATTAACAGGGGATGGAATACATAAAGATACATATCAACAAAACATGGATATTGCAGAAGTAAACAGTGCTGTCTTACTTGAACTAGGGACAGATGAAAATTTATCGGAACTTGTTGAAAAAGCGAAAGAATGGCAAAGGATTGTGCAGACGAAAGTATTTGCTGAATATGACAAGGGGAATCAAGAACTTGCTATTCAAAATATGAATGCATCAGATATTTTGGTAGAAGAAGTAATGGAGGGATACGGGGGAATTACACTAGCACGAGAAGAGTCTATGAATCAACTAGGTAATGAAATGATTGCAAAATCGAAACGAACAATGATAATAAGCTTAGTTGCGAGTATGGTTGTAATACTACTTGTAATTATTACTGCTTTTACGATGGCTCGTATCATTGCGGATCCGATTAAAGCTTCTATACAAAAACTTAAAGGCATCGCACAAGGGGATCTAAGACAGCCGCCATTAGAACAAAAAACACAAGATGAAATTGGATTGCTTACACACTCAACGAATACTGTAAATAGCATGTTACATAACGTTTTGAGCTCGATTCATGAAGTTTCTGGTAACGTTGCGTCAAGTAGTGAGGAGCTCGCACAATCGGCTCTTGGCGTGAAGGTTGGTTCGGAACAAATCGCGATGACGATGACAGACTTAGCAGATGGTACTGAATCGCATGCAAGTAGAGCCGGTGATTTAGCACGAATGATGGAAAGCTTCAAAGGAAATGTACAACAAGCAACGGATGAAGGCACGACAATGGCGCATCATTCAGAGGAAGTTTTACAATTAACGGAAACAGGTCAAAAAATGATGAATGCATCCACGCAGCAAATGGTTACAATTGACCGAATTGTACAAGAAGCTGTGGTCAAGGTTGAAGGATTAAATAGTCAATCGCAGGAAATTTCAAAACTAGTCGTTGTAATTGACGGCATTGCCAACCAAACGAACTTACTCGCATTAAATGCAGCGATTGAAGCAGCAAGAGCGGGTGAACAAGGAAAAGGCTTTGCGGTTGTTGCAGATGAAGTACGCAAGCTGGCTGAGCAAGTTTCCATTTCTGTTACAGATATTTCATCGATTGTGACACGCATTCAAAGCGAAACAATGAACGTCACAACATCATTGCAAACAGGTTATGATGAAGTCAAAAAAGGAACAGCGCAAATTACAAATACAGGTGAAACATTTGAAAATATCGCGACAGCTGTGACTCATATGTCAACGAATATTCAAGGCATCACGGAAAATTTACAAAGCATTGCCACGACAACGGAGCATATTAATCATTCTATTGACGAAATTGCAGCAATCACGGAGGAATCCGCAGCGGGTGTCGAACAAACGTCCGCAACAATTCAGGAAACAGTCGGTACAATGGAAGAAATCGCTGCTAGTTCGGAGCAATTAGCGATAGCAGCTGAAGATTTAAATAGTCAAATACAGCAGTTTAAACTGTAG
- a CDS encoding response regulator transcription factor, with product MIRVILAEDQQMLRGALSSLLSFEPDIRVIAEVSDGQKAWDVIQNDVPDICILDIEMPFLTGLEIAEKIKHAHLPCKVMIVTTFARPGYLQKAMDCDVHGYLLKDEPIDYLIEAIRKINNGEKVVSRDLAATLFKKELNPLNEREIAVLQLVKEGCTTNEISKKLFLTKGTIRNYLSTSIQKLHVESRQQAVNSASDKGWI from the coding sequence ATGATACGTGTCATATTAGCTGAGGATCAACAAATGTTACGTGGTGCCTTATCGTCATTACTATCGTTTGAACCCGATATTCGAGTGATTGCAGAAGTTTCAGATGGTCAGAAAGCTTGGGATGTTATTCAAAATGATGTACCCGATATTTGCATATTAGATATTGAGATGCCCTTCCTTACCGGACTTGAAATTGCAGAAAAAATTAAACATGCTCATTTACCGTGTAAAGTCATGATTGTGACTACTTTTGCCCGCCCTGGCTATTTACAAAAGGCGATGGATTGTGATGTCCATGGGTACTTGTTAAAAGATGAACCGATTGATTATTTGATAGAAGCGATTCGAAAAATAAACAATGGAGAAAAGGTAGTTAGTAGAGATTTGGCTGCCACATTATTTAAGAAAGAACTTAACCCTCTCAATGAGCGTGAAATTGCTGTACTTCAACTCGTCAAAGAAGGATGTACAACAAATGAAATCAGCAAAAAATTATTTTTAACAAAAGGTACGATTCGAAACTATTTATCAACATCTATTCAAAAACTTCATGTAGAATCTAGGCAACAAGCTGTTAATAGTGCCAGTGACAAAGGCTGGATATAA
- a CDS encoding sensor histidine kinase, translating into MATLAGLFLIAVIAVYEGSVMLTFGFMFADLIGRARVKWHIASAMVAIALMFIIVLWIESGELFKIEEPMIIPIMMLQLAFPLLIYFVEKTKNLKVELATVNTQLVQQEERQRIARDLHDTIGHTLTMIKIKTELTTKLMDRDSNRAKDELNDILSTTRTALKQVREIVSDMNFISLESELLHCKNALHTAHISFKLNHQCSNILLASVEETMLALCVREATTNLIKHSQAKNCRVEIDCVDHIYCLKIVDDGVGLENQSLGNGISSMKERMNALQGTASINNAPTRGTLVTFKFPIQHSKQKEPIL; encoded by the coding sequence TTGGCAACATTAGCTGGCCTCTTCCTTATTGCAGTGATTGCCGTGTACGAAGGTTCTGTCATGTTGACTTTTGGATTTATGTTCGCCGATTTGATTGGAAGAGCACGCGTCAAATGGCATATTGCGTCGGCTATGGTTGCAATTGCGCTCATGTTTATCATTGTTTTATGGATTGAGAGTGGCGAGCTTTTTAAAATAGAAGAACCAATGATTATTCCGATTATGATGCTTCAATTAGCATTCCCGTTACTCATTTACTTTGTAGAAAAAACGAAAAACTTAAAAGTCGAGTTAGCAACGGTGAATACACAGCTCGTACAACAGGAGGAAAGGCAGCGTATTGCAAGGGACCTCCATGATACGATTGGTCATACTTTAACGATGATTAAAATAAAAACCGAGTTGACAACTAAATTGATGGACAGAGATTCAAATAGAGCGAAAGATGAATTAAACGATATATTATCCACGACACGCACAGCACTAAAACAAGTAAGAGAAATCGTGTCCGATATGAATTTTATCTCGTTAGAAAGTGAGCTTCTACATTGTAAAAACGCATTACACACAGCCCATATTTCTTTCAAGTTGAATCATCAATGTTCCAATATCCTCCTAGCAAGTGTAGAAGAAACAATGCTTGCCTTATGTGTGAGAGAAGCTACAACGAATCTAATCAAACATAGTCAGGCTAAAAATTGTCGTGTTGAAATTGATTGTGTTGACCACATCTATTGTTTAAAAATAGTTGATGATGGTGTAGGTCTCGAAAATCAAAGTTTGGGCAATGGAATTTCTTCTATGAAGGAACGAATGAATGCCCTACAAGGAACAGCATCCATTAATAATGCACCTACTCGTGGAACTTTAGTTACGTTTAAATTTCCTATTCAACATTCTAAACAGAAGGAGCCGATTTTATGA